Proteins from one Impatiens glandulifera chromosome 2, dImpGla2.1, whole genome shotgun sequence genomic window:
- the LOC124924504 gene encoding LRR receptor-like serine/threonine-protein kinase EFR yields the protein MAFFNYTIILSIAIFFTISSATQFTIDTDKQALLALKSNFLSINSYTTPLSNWLNDHSSPCNWTGVTCSQQRVVELDLSGMGLGGLISPHIGNLSFLTSLLLQNNQLSGPIPDQIGKLFRLNNLNVSFNLINGEIPTNLSRCSDLVNLDLMQNQISGNIPDDLSRLSKLERLNLARNRFFGQIPLSITNISSLTYLNLGTNSLIGGIPSELGNLRNLRILDLSINNLSGNVPQSVYNMSSMVYLVLADNDLTGDLPTNIGFSLPNLLGFNFCFNKFTGSIPSSLHNLTRIRSIRMSWMFLEGSVPPGLENLQDLEMYNIGYNRIVSNGDDGLSFLTSLTNATRLSYLAIDGNLLEGRIPESIGSLSKDLTKLYMGGNRIYGRIPASIGKLRGLKLLNLSHNLISGEIPPEIGMLTYLQELELSGNRLSGNIPVSIGNLEKLNKVSISGNKLVGSFPFQGINWWEAYRQNSRNLRI from the coding sequence ATGGCTTTCTTCAACTATACTATTATCCTCTCTATTGCCATTTTCTTCACCATCTCCTCTGCAACTCAATTTACCATAGATACTGATAAACAAGCTTTACTTGCACTCAAATCCAATTTCCTAAGCATTAATTCATATACAACCCCACTCTCCAATTGGCTCAATGATCATTCTTCCCCTTGCAACTGGACTGGCGTCACTTGCAGCCAACAGAGAGTCGTCGAACTCGATCTCTCCGGCATGGGTCTCGGGGGTCTCATTAGCCCCCACATCGGAAATCTCTCATTCTTAACGTCCCTACTTCTTCAAAACAATCAGCTCTCCGGACCAATTCCAGACCAAATCGGAAAACTTTTCCGTCTGAACAATCTAAATGTAAGCTTCAACCTTATCAATGGAGAAATCCCGACAAACCTCAGCCGTTGTTCGGACCTTGTCAATTTAGACCTCATGCAAAATCAAATCTCCGGCAACATACCCGACGACCTTAGCCGCCTCTCAAAGCTCGAGCGACTAAATCTGGCACGTAACCGTTTCTTTGGACAGATTCCTTTATCGATCACCAACATATCGTCGTTGACTTATCTGAATCTGGGTACGAACAGTCTAATTGGAGGTATACCGTCGGAGCTGGGAAACCTTCGGAATCTCCGAATACTTGATCTTTCTATAAACAACCTTAGTGGAAATGTTCCTCAATCTGTTTACAATATGTCATCAATGGTTTATCTAGTCTTGGCCGATAATGACCTTACAGGTGATCTTCCCACTAATATTGGCTTCTCACTTCCAAATCTTTTAGGGTTTAACTTCTGCTTCAATAAGTTCACTGGTTCTATCCCGTCTTCCTTACACAATCTTACCCGCATTAGAAGTATTCGCATGTCATGGATGTTCTTAGAAGGGTCTGTGCCGCCAGGCCTCGAGAATCTTCAAGACTTGGAAATGTATAATATTGGTTACAATAGGATTGTTAGCAATGGAGATGATGGGTTAAGTTTCCTTACTTCTCTAACCAATGCAACTCGTCTATCGTATCTTGCCATTGATGGGAATCTTCTAGAAGGGAGAATACCAGAATCGATTGGAAGTCTTTCAAAGGACTTGACGAAATTGTACATGGGAGGGAATCGAATCTACGGCCGAATTCCGGCGTCTATTGGGAAATTGCGTGGCTTAAAGTTATTGAACTTAAGTCATAACTTGATCTCCGGTGAAATTCCACCGGAGATAGGAATGTTAACTTATTTGCAGGAGTTGGAATTGTCGGGTAACAGATTATCTGGAAATATACCGGTCTCAATTGGAAATCTTGAGAAGTTGAACAAGGTTTCCATTTCAGGGAATAAACTGGTGGGAAGCTTTCCATTTCAGGGAATAAACTGGTGGGAAGCATACCGACAGAATTCGAGAAATTTAAGAATTTGA
- the LOC124927991 gene encoding putative receptor-like protein kinase At3g47110: MLNGSIPKGILSLRSLSTILNLSKNSFSGNLAQDIGKLDNLVAIDLSNNLFSGNIPNSISECKSLEKLLMANNKFSGSIPSSLGEVRGLEILDISSNMLSGTIPIELESLRALKLLNLSFNNFEGRIPYGFANTTLVDLQGNQNLGHQNGVGGRKRLILIFTLIGVLILLAVCISVLWMICMRKNQVKDEVLVFSESFKGKHMAVSYNDIRMATENFDQLNLIGRGSFGSVYKGRICKEGQCYAIKVIDMDQTGSMKTFMAECKALKNVRHRNLVKLITACSSTDFKNMDFVALVYELMSNGSLEDWITGKRKHTNGDGLSILERLTVAIDVANAINYLHNECEDQVVHCDLKPNNILLDDDMTAKVADFGLSKLLGCEDPEHSIRLSNTFSLRGSIGYIPPEYGMGQKPGAAGDVYSYGITLLELFTGRGPTDESFVGGLSLKKWVENALESNRVNEVVDCNIVMNMDKLLSEKGECCVSEWRCLNEVLEVGILCTVDSAEARLNIKDVLSKLRNISNTFINS; the protein is encoded by the exons ATGCTCAACGGAAGCATACCAAAAGGAATCCTAAGTCTTCGCAGTTTGAGCACTATCTTGAATCTCTCGAAAAATTCTTTTTCGGGGAATTTAGCTCAAGATATCGGAAAGCTGGACAACCTCGTCGCCATTGATCTCTCGAACAATTTATTCTCAGGTAATATACCCAACTCAATCTCGGAATGCAAAAGCTTGGAGAAGTTATTAATGGCGAATAACAAGTTCTCAGGTTCAATTCCATCATCTCTTGGAGAAGTAAGAGGGCTTGAAATTCTTGATATTTCTTCAAATATGTTATCCGGCACCATTCCTATTGAGCTCGAGAGCCTCAGAGCTTTAAAACTATTAAACTTATCGTTCAACAACTTTGAAGGACGAATCCCATATGGGTTCGCCAACACAACTCTTGTCGATCTTCAAGGAAACCAAAATCTCGGCCACCAAAACGGGGTTGGAGGCCGAAAGAGACTAATCCTGATCTTTACACTCATTGGCGTACTAATCCTCTTGGCCGTGTGCATTTCCGTTTTATGGATGATTTGTATGAGGAAGAATCAAGTGAAGGACGAAGTGTTGGTGTTTTCGGAGTCATTTAAGGGAAAACATATGGCGGTTTCCTACAATGACATTAGAATGGCAACGGAAAACTTTGATCAATTGAACTTGATTGGTCGTGGGAGCTTTGGGTCGGTTTATAAAGGGAGGATTTGCAAAGAAGGACAGTGTTATGCAATTAAAGTCATCGATATGGATCAGACAGGGTCGATGAAGACATTTATGGCGGAATGTAAGGCATTGAAGAACGTTAGGCATCGAAACCTCGTCAAGCTGATCACGGCTTGCTCGAGCACTGATTTCAAGAATATGGATTTTGTTGCTTTGGTTTATGAGTTGATGAGTAATGGGAGCTTAGAGGATTGGATAACCGGAAAGAGGAAGCATACAAATGGAGACGGTCTTAGCATCTTGGAAAGACTAACTGTGGCCATCGATGTTGCGAATGCGATAAACTATCTTCACAATGAATGTGAAGATCAGGTTGTGCATTGCGATTTGAAGCCAAACAATATTCTCTTGGACGATGACATGACCGCAAAGGTGGCGGATTTCGGGTTGTCAAAGTTGTTAGGTTGTGAGGATCCTGAGCATTCTATTAGATTAAGCAACACATTCAGCTTAAGGGGCTCCATTGGCTACATACCTCCAG AATACGGGATGGGACAGAAACCAGGGGCTGCCGGAGATGTTTATAGCTACGGAATAACATTGCTAGAGCTGTTCACGGGGAGAGGTCCGACGGATGAGAGTTTTGTGGGAGGGTTGAGTTTGAAGAAATGGGTGGAAAATGCATTGGAAAGTAATAGAGTAAATGAAGTGGTGGATTGTAATATTGTTATGAACATGGACAAGCTTTTGAGTGAAAAGGGAGAGTGTTGTGTGAGTGAATGGAGGTGCTTAAATGAGGTCCTTGAGGTTGGGATTCTATGCACGGTTGATTCTGCTGAGGCTCGTCTCAATATTAAGGATGTTCTTTCCAAGCTCAGGAATATCTCTAACACATTTATCAACTCTTGA